Genomic DNA from Gimesia aquarii:
AGAGAATCCTCGCAGATCACAAAATAAAACCGCTGTGTCGGTTTCTGTTGGTTCCAGAGTGTGTTTGGCGTCATCTTTGGAAACCATTTTGATGATGGCGGGTGAAAAGAACTGCTGAATCCCGGAAAACCGGTCTTCCAGCTCATGTACCCGACGAATCGCAGACAGCATTTGGGCCACCAGCTCAACCAGGTTCAAGTCGTCCTGTAAGTCATCCGTCGATAAATATGCCTTAGAAGGTGATTCTTCACCAAAACGACCACAGGTATAAAGACACCACTTCTTATTTGCATCCGTTTTTACCGGCGTACAAAAAGCCCACCGTCCATTTGCCAGTGGTGCTCCCGTTCGGTTCTTCTCCACCTCGATTGCTGTTTCATTTTTCTTCAAGACATCACGTACTAAGGACCTGACAATCGACACACGCCTGAACCCCGGAACCGGCTGCTCCCAATGCACAACACTCCATTTCTTTTCACCGTCGCTCTCGATGATTGCCACGACATCTGCATGGTTCATCACATCTTTGAGTATTTGAGCCGCTTGACTAGCCAGATTATCTTTGTCCTTGCAAAGCCATAATGTTGGCACTAATTTGGAAACGGCCTCGATTCTAAAATCAGTCGTACGCAAGCTGAATTCTGTTAAGATATCGGAATCAGTATCCAGGTCATCCAGGATTTGTAATATCCCTGAGTTCGGCGTTCGATCGACCGATTGGAATTCTGTCGCGCCAATTTGAAATTTCTCTCCGACCGATACACTCAACTCACTGTAATACTGATTGTCGAACCAGATTTGATTCCTGACACTGGGAAAACAGCGAATATTGAGGCGTCTCTGATGCCGTTCGAATTCTGCATGCATCCGTGAAATGGTGGAATCCCAGGGAACTGCGAAGTCGTTCTCCGCACTTCGACCTAACAACAATGTCTTCGAGTCAGGAATATCCCATTCAATCTTTTCACCTGGTCTTGAGCCTGTTGCAATAAGATGCATCATTGTTGAGTTCCGTTTTGTCATTGAATTTCAGATGTGATCCAATATGGGATTGACTTTGATTATCTCTACCTTTTTGATAGAGATATGATCACAAAGCCTAGTATTCAAAACGCATTTTTTGATGAATGGCAACACCCCTTTCTTTAAATAGTCGTGTTTTTTTCTAACAAAAAAGTCAATTTTTCGAGTAGTAAACGGTGATCATCCACCGTTACTTATATGTATGTTGTAAATTTTCCTTTCGATTTACATGTACTCGGCAGGTCGTACAATCCGGCAGTTCTTTGGCGAAAACAGACCACGATAATTGACAAAATTGCTATATCCCTTCTCCTATTTCAGACATAGAAAGTTTCTATAATGAACTGCACTTCATGCAGAATTCGTCGACTCAAACCAATCAATTGTCTGTTTTTGATGATGTTTGTTTGCCTGCTCCTGCAAATTGTTGTATCCACTTTCTCAGAAGAGATGTACGCAACGGAATCAGTGGCCGCAGCAAATGCGGAGAGCAAACAGGCAAAGCCCCAGAAAATCATGGGAGTCACCAATGCAGACTGCAAGAAGTGTCACCCCTCTGAAGTGGCAACCTGGATGAAAACAGTGCATGCGCAATCGCCCGATATGCGGCTCTATAAGTTTGAGGGCAATACAAAGAAGTATGCAACCGCCATGGGAATCACAAGTGCCAGCTTGCTGGCGGATTCCATGTGTGCCGACTGTCACGCCACAAAGGCAGTACGAGACGGTAAGGTGAAAGTCATCTCGGGTGTCTCATGTGAATCATGCCATGGCGCCGCGGGGGGGAATGACGGCTGGCTGAATCGTCATCAGTCTTATCATGCCAGCATGCCGATCCCGCGGGCTGAAGAAACTGCAGAACATCGGGAAGCACGTCTCAAACACTGTGATGAAGCGGGGATGATCCGTTCTTCCAATCTCTATGGTTTATCAAAGGCTTGCATGAAGTGTCATATCATTGGTAATGAGAAGTTAATCGCCGCGGGACACAAATCGGCGAGTGCCTTTGATTTTGCTTCCTGGTCGAGTGGAGAATTGAAACACAACTTTCTGGTTGATAAAACAAAGAACGCAGATGCCCCCACACTCTGGATGGAACGCACCGGCGGAACGGCCGAGAATCGCAAACGGGTCAAATTTGTCGTCGGCACACTGACTCAATTAGAGGCAGCACTGCGTCAACGTGCAGATGCAACGAATCCAGCTGTCATCCCTCAAATTGCTGGTACTGCAGCAGCCGCGAATGCCAAGCTTTCACAAATCAACGCCTTTGCTCCTACACCTGAAGTTCAAAAGGTGACCACGCTGATTACCCCCATTCTGGGAACGCTTTTTGTTCCTCAGCCAAGCGATAAGACAACATATAGCCAGGCAGCAGATCAAGTCGCAGAGCAAGCGAAACTGTTCGCTAAAAATCACAATGGTGCAAAACTGGCTGGACTGGACACAATGATTAACCAATTACCACCACACTTTTCCCAACAATACAAAGAAAAATATCTCAAAAACTAAACCGTCTTTCATTTATCAAGTCACAAACAAGCGCTTACTCTATGTCAGACCCATCCATTTCACGACCACGTCGCTGGGATAAACCCTTCTCACTTGAAGTGGGGAGTGAAGGTGAGATGACTGATGAAATTGTTGATTCGCTTCTGCAATCGCCTCCCTTTTCTCAAATAAATCCTGAAGGTTTTAAAAAATCGTTACCACTTCGTGAAATCATGAAGAATGATTCTCGAATCGTAGGGTATGATGATGGCGATATCATCGTGCGTCGAGGTGACTGGGGAAACTCCGCCTTTTTCGTGCTTTCGGGAACAGTTCGTGTCGATCTGGAACGGAAACAGACATCGTTACCAGATGAAATACTGGGACGTCGCGTCAGCAAGGTAAAAACGTTTTTTGAATCGATTGCTCAACTTTGGAAAAATAACAAACATCCTGAAGTTCGAGAAATTGCTTCAGTTGGTAACAAACCGACGTTCAACACACGTATCTCGCATGGAAAGACTCGAATTTATCTTCAGGAAGTTTCAGCGGTACTCGACAAATACCGGACTGCAAAACTTGAAACAGGCCACTGGTTTGGAGAACTGGCTGCCTTGGGACGAACCAGCCGTGTTGCAACGGTTTTCTCGGAAGGCGTGTCGCAACTTCTCGAAATCCGTTGGCAGGGAATTCGCGATATCCTACGGCATGATCGAAACGGGAGCCTGAAGCAGTATATTGAAGACGTTTTTCGAGAACGCGCTCTCGCTGCATTTTTGCGAACTGATCCTCTGTTTCACGACTGTGAACCTGAATTACTGCAACGGATCGTGGATCAAGTCGAATTTCATTCTTACGGCAACTACGACTCTCACAAGCCATTTAAGGAATTAATAAAAGACGGCGATAACAATACTGATGCGGGAGAACCGGTCATCATTCAAGAAGGGGATTACCCGAACGGCATCGTGATGATTCGCAGTGGCCTGGCAAGAATCAGCAAGCGTCATTACAACGGACGACGTACAGTCGGCTATTTGTCACCCGGCCAGATCTTTGGATTAGACGAAATTCAAGCAGAACTTGAGTCTCTCACTCCGGTAGCCAGTCGCACTCGACTCAGTGCCATCGGCCATTTAAATGCAGTACTCGTTCCCACTCCGCTGGTTGAAGAGATTCTCTTAGATAAGGAGTCTCCTCAAAATATTCAATCAAACAAAATCCCTGACACTGTCCGCACGGCAGACAGTCATACGGTCAAATTAAATGATGACATCCTTCTTAGCCAGCTCGTTGATCACCATTACGTACAAGGGACATCCTTGATGGTGATCAATCTTGATCGTTGTACACGCTGTGATGATTGCGTACGAGCGTGTGCCTCAGCACATGACAATAACCCTCGTTTTGTTCGTCATGGCCCCATACTCAATCAATACATGATTCCCAACGCCTGTCTGCACTGTGTTGACCCCATCTGCATGATTGAATGTCCTACCGCTGCGATTCAACGTGATCTCGATCATGGTGATATCGTCATCAATGAGCAAACCTGTATTGGCTGTGCTCAGTGTGCAAGCAACTGTCCTTTTGATGCCATTCGTATGGTTGATATTCGAGATTCAAAAGGCGAGATCATTGTCGATTCCAAGTCTCACGTCCCACTCACACAGGCTACAAAGTGTGATCTTTGTATTGACCAGAAAAGTGGCCCTGCGTGTGAGCGTGCTTGTCCTCATGATGCTCTGTTCCGTGTTGACATGCATGATGCATCCAAAGTGGAGGAGGTCTTTTCGCCATGAGGAATCTTCTCTTCCAGCAAAGATTTACCGTCGCTGCGTTTGCAATTCTCTCTTTACTCATGATTGCAGGCTATTCTCTCTTTTCTATCACACTCTCAAAAACATCATTTGCCAGCGGAACAATGTTGTTGATCTGTATCTTTATTCTGGCAAGCTATCAGTTACGTAAAACATTCTCGTTTCTATCAATTGGAAGTACCTCTGCCTGGCTTCAGTTTCATATCTTCATCGGACTCTTCTCCTGTTTACTGTTTGCCCTTCATATAAAATTTCGGATTCCCAATGGCTTTTTTGAAACGCTCCTGTTCTTTTCATACCTGACTGTGTTTCTCAGTGGTGTCATCGGATGGTTTTTATCACGTAGCGTACCGTACCGACTCTCATCTCGTGGAGAAGAAGTCATTTTCGAACGCATTCCAATCCATCGACGTAACATACTCGATAAAGTTGAATCATTGGTATTTGACAATCAAGATTCCGCTGCCAGTAAAGCGATTCCTGATTTCTATCAGAAACATTTACAAGCATTTTTTGCAGGTCCCAGTAATCTGATGCGACACATATTGCATTCAGAACGCCATCGACATCACTTATCGCAAAAGATCACGGCGATGAAACCGTTTCTCAATGAGCAGGAACAAATCACAATGCAGCAAATCGTCGAACTGATTCAGCAAAAAGATGATCTCGACTACCAATATGCACTACAAGCGTTACTAAAGCTATGGCTCTTCGTGCATGTGCCATTAACATACTCACTGATTCTCTTTGCATTGTTTCATACCATCGCTGTTTGTGCCTTTGCGAGTACGAGTGGATGACTGAACCGTTACAATCATTCGACTGGAAGAGCAGCAATTATGAACGCCCCAAGGATGGATGGGTTTGTGGGCGTGTCTGTGAGTCAGGCGCGCCTTGCCGGCTCGGTCCCAGTAGTAAAGGTGAATGTCAATTACAAAGCCGTTGCCAACCAGCGGAGAAGGGAGGGCGATATACTTGTACGCGTTCTGTAGTGAATGGCGGTAAGTGTAAAGAAGGCCCCGCTGCTGATGGAACCTGCTGTCAGCCTGAGTCAGACTGCCAGCCGCGACGCAGTCTGCTTGCAAAACGCCGCCTCCTGGGAATTTTCGCAGCGATGATTGCCGGGACATTGTGTCTCATTTCTTTCAACCGCTTCACGGCATCGACTCTACTGACTCCCGGAAAAGTCACCAAATCACATGCCAATCTTGAATCAAATTGTAGTGCCTGCCATACAGCTGCAGAAGGAGGACTCACAACCTGGATTCATACTGCGTTTGACGGAGAAGCAGCACTGAAAGATTCAGCGCTTTGCTTGAAATGCCATACCGAAATGGGTGAGAATGCCCTCTTTGTACATGGAGTCTCGACAGACCGATTAACTGAGATCACAGAACAGATTCAAGCAAAGAGTGAGATTACATCAACACCGTTCGCCTTGAAGTTTGCTGCGTTCACGGGACACCCTGCGACAAACCATCAACTTGCCTGTTCCACCTGTCATCGCGAACATCATGGCAGAGAATCAAGTCTCACACATTTAACGGACCTTCAATGTCAGACATGTCATACCAGGCAATTTGAAAGTTTCGAACACGGTCATCCCTCTTTAGAAGACTATCCTTACGAACGCCGATCACGGATATATTTTGATCATGCGGCACACCTTAATCGTTATTTTGTGAAAGACGAGTTTAAGCGCACGATGCCAAATGGGCAAAAGCCAGCCTCTTGTCGTTCTTGTCATACTCCCGATGCCACAGGTCGCATCATGCTGACGGGGAGCTTTGAAAAGACCTGTGCCAGTTGCCATGAACCTCAAATTGAAGATGTTGAATTTCCAGGCGTTCCATTTTTTGCGATCCCTGTCATCGCTCCCTCCATGATCCAGGGTCAGGGAGAGTGGCCGAACACTCAGGGGACCTTCCAGACCGCCAAGTTACCACAGTTCATGGAATTACTGCTTGCAAATGATCCTCAATATCAAAATGCCATCGAACAACTGGGAGATCTCGATTACCGCAAACTAAATAATACGATACCGGAACATCACGCTGCTGTAGCAGAAATTGCCTGGGCAATTAAAAAATTGCTGTATGACATTACCAATCAAGGTGAAGCGGCATTAAAGCAACGTCTGAAAAACAGAGCGCCAGAATACTTAAACCTCAGCCCTTCGATTATTTCCACGTTATCCCAGGCTCAGCAAATCTGGTTTCCAAATCTGTCTACGGAAATGAAAAACCATCTGGAGAAAAAACCAATCCTGAATGAGCCAAAGGAACAAAATCAAGAACAGCCGTGCACATTACCGGTCAACAAAACGAATGGCTGGCATCTTTCAGAAGCAGATTTTACAATTCGCTATCGCCCCATTGGACATGCTGATCCGCTCATTAAAGGCTGGTTAGATCAAGTCATACAAACGAAAACAGAGTCATTAGATGATTCGAACATGTGGCGTATTTTCTCAAACCCGACTGCTTCCGGAACGGAAGCATCAAATGGCGCGCTGGCGTCAGGTCGCTGCCTTCTCTGCCACTCTGTTGATGAAAATCGGGAAAACGGAACTTCGACAATCAATTGGCTGCCTTTCCGGTCGCATCAATCTGAAGAACAATTCACAAGATTCTCTCATGCACCACATCTTATCACAGATCAAAAAAACAACTGTGTTCGTTGCCATCAGTTTGAGAAGTCTGTAAAAGAGGAACTCCAGACTTTGCAGAGTGATTATTTCACCCGCAATCAAACCAATTTATTCTGGCAGATCAATCGTAATAGCCGGCAAACCTGTACCAGTGGCTTCCAGCCCATCAGTCGACAAACATGTGTTACTTGTCATAATAAAACAACGGCGACACAAAGTTGTTTGAAATGTCATAAATACCATACTCATGATCTCACAGTCACATCAGACTAGAACTTAACACGACAAATCATAATCCGGACAAGGATGTTGAAGGACAATGAGCAACTCTATTTTCTCACCGGGTTCCACACCAGAGACAGTAAAATCTGCTGACGGCAAAGAGGTATCGCCCCCTAAAGGCTGGAATTTACTGCCTCCCGGTGATGCCGCATTGACTCGCCGTGTGAAAGCAGCAGGTGACCACTGGGTCGTTCAGGAGAAGAAGGGCAGAAAAGTCTTCTCTCACGGAGTTTGGGCACCAGCTAGCACTATTAATCAAATTCGCGAAGCATTAGAAGCAGAACGTTCAACAGAACAGTATGCCAAACGTAAAGCCGCAAGCGCCCGCCGACGAGAGAAAATTCAAACGGAATACGTCGATGATTTCTTTCGTGCCGTCTGCACATTTCTTGATTTTCATCCCGATTATAAAGACTTAGCACATCAAATGGCACATGCTATCACCCAACATGCAACGCCCGTCGGAAGTGGTACGGTTGCTCGAACCAAGAGAATCCCGGTTGAGCAGCGAGCTGAAGCAGCCGTCATCGCCTGGATGCGGCACCAGACCACTGCCTACGACATGATGACAATTCCAAGAGTCAATGGGAAACGGCGCGAAATAAGGCGCATGCTGGCGCAACGCTCCAACGAGTTATTGAATCAATATCGTCGAGGTGAATGCGTTTCAGCAGATTGTCCACTTCAACAAGCGATGGCTCAAACATTGGCACAAGAGGAATCGGCATGAAAAACGGACGTTACCAACATTATAAAGGCAACGAATATATTGTGATTGACGTAGCGCGTCACAGTGAGACCGAAGAAGAACTGGTTGTCTATCGACAAGACTATGGCGAGCGAGGACTCTGGGTTCGACCAAAAGAAATGTTTTTGGAAATGGTTGATGTGGAGGGGGAGCAGATCCCTCGTTTTCGGTTTGTTGGACCTGAAGCAGAATCTCATTGACTCTCTTCAGAGGCGATTATTCACCCTCTGCCCAAACCCGAATGGCTCCATCTGGCTCGACTTCGACGTGAACCACATTCGGATGGCAGCAGACCGGACAATCTTCAACATACTCTTGAACGGCTCCCGCCGACATATCGATGGGAATGACGATTTCTTCACCACAGGCATCACAAAGATAAGCTGCTTCTTCCTGCATGGTTTGTCGATCTAATTCTTAACTGAAAGCTGTTTTTTAACGCTACTAGTTACATAAGTGCTGTTTTTTATCACATCTGGCGAACCATTCTATCCCTCAATGTCTCTCTCTGCTAGAATGAAAATAATGACATTTTAACGGACCGACCTAGAGATCGATCAGAGTCGATATATACACCTCACCGGAGAATCGCCAAATGGCTAAGAATAAACAACAAAAAAAAAAGGAGCGCGAACGACGCGTCGCCAAGAAGAAGCTCGCCGCGAGTGCCAAAAAACGCACTCAGGAAAAGTCAACCAGTGAGTCTCAAAAGGGCGTTCTAGACAGATCCAGCCTCATGAAGGCGGCAGTCCCAAAGCCTGACCGTGTTGTGACAAACAAAAAGAGTACGTTCACTCAACGTCGCACTGGCGGTTGAAGCAACGCCACCATTTTTTCAGAACAGACTGGCAGCCTTAGCGACAGCATCAGCCACTTGAGGTGCGACACTCCGATCTAACGGATCGGGTAAGACGCGGTCTGGAGTCGGATCAGTCGTCGCGTCAGCCAGGGCATGCGCCGCAGCAATTTTCATTTCTTCCGTAATCGCAGGAGCGCAAGCATCCAAAGCACCTCGAAAAATTCCCGGAAACGCCAGGACATTATTGATCTGGTTGGGAAAATCACTGCGTCCGGTTCCCACCACGGCTGCACCACCTTGTTTCGCGTCTTCGGGCATAATCTCAGGAATAGGGTTAGCCATCGCCAACACAATCGAATCTTTTGCCATTTTTGAAACGTCATCGACTGAAAGTAAGTTCCCTTTGCTCACGCCGATGAACACATCTGCTCCCACAAGCATTTCCTGTAGTGTCCCCACTCGATCCTTGCGATTCGTATACCGCAACAATTCCTGTTTGTATTCTGCGAGATCAGAACGGTCTTTATGAATTGCCCCCTTTGAATCACACACAACAACATCGTTGACCGACACACAGACTTCTGTACTATGACCAACACATCGCAAGAGACGCGCGATTGCCGTCCCCGCAGCACCAGCTCCATTAATGACGACTTTCAGTTTTGTGAGATCGCGATCTAATACTTTCGCAGCGTTGATCAATGCCGCGAGAAGTACAATCGCCGTTCCGTGCTGATCATCATGAAAAACGGGAATGCCGATCTCCTGTAACCGCCTTTCGATCTCGAAGCACCGGGGAGCCGAGAAATCTTCGAGATTGATTCCACCAAAAACGGGAGCGATTTGTTTGACTGTCGTCACAATTTCGTCAACATGCTGCGTATCTAAACAGATTGGCCAGGCATCGATGTTGGCGAACTCTTTGAATAACAGTGCCTTACCTTCCATAACCGGAATTGCTGCATGCGGACCAATATTTCCCAGCCCGAGTACTGCAGAGCCGTCACTCACTACGGCAACACTATTATGCTTGATCGTCAGCTCGCGCGACTTGCTTTGATCCTTTGCAATGACCTCACATGGTCGTGCGACACCCGGTGTATAAGCCAATGATAAATCATCGCGGTTGCTGATCGGCATCTTTCCCATGACACCAATTTTTCCACGTAACTGTTCATGAACAATAAGACTCCGCTCAAAAAAGTCCGTCATAATTTTAAGAGTTCCTTCAGTTGTTTATACGGCACCGTAAGCGAGCATGGCTTCTGCCACTTTGACAAACCCGGCAATGTTTGCACCATCTACATAGTTGACGATCTCTGACTTCGCTTTGCTGCCATATGTGACACACTGTGCATGAATTTCACGCATAATTGTCTTGAGGCGTTCATCAACTTCTTCACGACTCCAAGAAAGTCTCAAGGCATTCTGACTTTGTTCTAATCCTGATACGGCGACCCCTCCCGCATTCGCAGCTTTAGCTGGAGCATAAAGGATTCCCGCTTTCACAAACGCATGAACCCCCTCTAACTCGGTTGGCATGTTCGCCCCTTCACAAACAGCCTTGACACCATTGGCAAGGAGAGTGCGTGCTTCATCACCACTCACTTCATTCTGCGTGGCACAAGGCATCGCCACATCAACGGGTACACTCCATGGACGTTTTCCTTCGTGAAAACTGGCCGACTTGAATTTCTCTGCATATTCATTTATTCGCCCCCGTCGAACTTCTTTAAGATCTTTAACGAAGGCGATCTTTTCCGCATCAATTCCATCAGGATCGTGAATAAACCCTGACGAATCCGAAAGCGTGAGTACTTTTGCTCCTAACTCAACAGACTTCTCTGCAGCATAAATCGCGACATTACCCGAACCTGAAATCCCCACAGTCTTTCCACGAATGCTCTCGCCGACATGGTTAAACATGTCCTCACAAAAATAGACACAACCATATCCTGTCGCTTCCGTTCGAACCAGACTACCACCAAAGGCAAGTCCTTTACCGGTAAGTGTTCCTACAAATCGATTTTCGAGGCGTTTATACTGACCAAACAAGTAACTAATTTCTCGCGCTCCCACTCCAATATCACCCGCAGGAACGTCTGTGTCTTCGCCAATGTGCCGATGCAATTCCGTCATGAGTGATTGACAGAATCGCATCACTTCGTTGTTACTCTTTCCTTTAGGATTGAAATTCGAGCCTCCCTTGGCACCGCCCATTGGTAACCCGGTGAGACTGTTCTTGAAGGTCTGTTCAAAGCCCAAAAATTTAAGCACACTCTGCGTAACATTTGTGTGAAATCTCATCCCCCCCTTATAGGGGCCGATCGAATTGTTGAATTGCACACGCCACGCTCGGTTGGCCCGGATTCGATTTTGATCGTCTTCCCAGGTGACTCGAAAAATGACAATACGATCTGGTTCCGTCATTCGCTCCAATATTTGCGCTTCCTGGTATTGAGGGTGCTCCAGTACAAAGGGGACAACACTTTCTGCAAATTCACGAACCGCCTGATGAAACTCGGGCTCTCCCGGATTTCGTTTAACTAACCCTGACATAAAATCATCGACACTTTGACAGTTTTCTAATTCCATTTCACTGATCCTTTTGAGTATTTTATGCGGAGTTCGAAATGATTCCGAAAAATGGGACGGCTCAGAGTAGCACAACTTACAAAAGAAATCAAAAACAGATTCTTCTTGATAATAATCACTCTCCTCAGAATTTCTCATGAACGTTGCAGCAAAACTCAGATAGCCATGCTCACTCAATCGAGGAGAAACCTGTGAAACATGCGTCTCGTGTTCAAAAAACGAAATCATACTGAGGGATTCGCTGCAGAATGGACCAGGAGCAGTCTGGTTTTGAACGTGACAAATGGAGATTGGCAGGCCAACCATAGTATTCTGCATTCTCAGAAGAACAATTTCTTTGCAATAGATTTAGTAATTTGAGTTTGAGTTGATTGGTCTTTTTCACTAGAGTTGTCGCAAGAATTGCTGTCCAAGAGACTAGTAGGGGCGAAAATCGAATTTTCAAAGTAGGTCCAGACAGAAGAAAACAAACAAAAACAGGGGATTTTCAATAAATTTGAAGGCGATCAACAGCGAATGAAAAAAACTGACATGTTTTTTGTAAGGAATCTGAGAGTATCCCGACATACTCATAGAACTCACTAAAAGCAGATGTTACATAGGGCCAAGCAGTCCCATTTCAGCAACGAGGAACCAGACCGATGACACAGGAACCAGAGCAACAGGCTTCATCAGGAATCGCAAAGAAACTGGTTGTCTTGCTAGTTGTCGCAGGTCTGATCGTCATCGCCTACACACAATTCGGCAGTGCGCTCACCCTGGAAAGCCTGGCACAGCAGGAATCTCAGCTGATAAGTTTCCAAAAAGAAAACCCCGTTCTGGTCTATGGTGTCGCCTTCTTGATCTATGTTTTGGTGACGGGGCTTTCCTTGCCAGGTGCGGCTGTTTTGACACTTGTGTTTGGCTGGTATTTTGGCCTGTTGCGAGGTTTTCTATTAGTCAGTTTCGCATCCACAGCCGGGGCAACGCTGGCCTTTTTATTAAGTCGGTTCCTGTTTCGCAATGCCATCCAGAAACGATTTGGTGAGCGGCTTGCCAGCTTCAATCAGGCCCTCGAAAAAGAAGGACCTTTTTTTCTCTTCACATTACGACTGATACCCGCAGTTCCTTTTTTTGTGATCAATGCCGTCATGGGTTTGACTCCCATCCGCACCATTACGTTCTGGTGGGTCAGTCAACTGGGCATGTTGGCGGGAACCTTCGTGTATGTGTATGCCGGCTCCAGCGTTCCCAATTTACAAACTCTCGCTGAAAAAGGGATCAACGCCGTCTTTACCCCAAGTCAACTTACCCAAATCATAGTGGCCTTTGTGCTGCTCGGCATTTTTCCTCTCATCGTCAGATTCACTATGAAATTTCTCAATCGATCAAAGGTGCAACCTGAAACTGAAAATGGTGCTGTAACATAAAATCAATCCCGAAGAAGAAATCATTCGATATGAGTACCACAACTTCCCAAAAGAGGAACATGATGAGCGAACACGAATTAGTCCAGCTTTTACCTAAAGATGAGCATAATCAACAACTCGAAGCGAACGTCCATCCGCCAGTCTGGACCAATCCTACACCAGCGGGTAGATACAACCTCGTTGTTATCGGAGCAGGAACAGCTGGTCTTGTCTCTGCCGCGGGTGCGGCAGGCTTGGGCGCACGTGTGGCATTAATCGAACGTGAGTTAATGGGGGGTGATTGTCTGAACGTAGGCTGCGTTCCCTCCAAAGGTGTGATTCGTGCTGCTCGCGTGGCTGCATCCGTTCGCGATGCCAAGCCGTTCGGTGTGAATGTTCCTGAAGGTACCGAGGTCGACTTTGGAAAAGCGATGGAACGCATGCGTCGTCTTCGCGCAAAAATTAGTCCCAATGATTCTGCAGATCGATTCAAGGACTTGGGTATCGATGTATTTTTCGGACAAGGGGCGTTCGTTGATGACAATACGATCACCGTTACACGCGCCGATGGTTCTGTATCACAACTGCAATTTAAGAAAGCAGTCATCGCCGCCGGAGCACGCGCCTCGGCTCCCCCGATTCCCGGTCTCGACTCAGTA
This window encodes:
- a CDS encoding NAD(P)-dependent malic enzyme, which codes for MTDFFERSLIVHEQLRGKIGVMGKMPISNRDDLSLAYTPGVARPCEVIAKDQSKSRELTIKHNSVAVVSDGSAVLGLGNIGPHAAIPVMEGKALLFKEFANIDAWPICLDTQHVDEIVTTVKQIAPVFGGINLEDFSAPRCFEIERRLQEIGIPVFHDDQHGTAIVLLAALINAAKVLDRDLTKLKVVINGAGAAGTAIARLLRCVGHSTEVCVSVNDVVVCDSKGAIHKDRSDLAEYKQELLRYTNRKDRVGTLQEMLVGADVFIGVSKGNLLSVDDVSKMAKDSIVLAMANPIPEIMPEDAKQGGAAVVGTGRSDFPNQINNVLAFPGIFRGALDACAPAITEEMKIAAAHALADATTDPTPDRVLPDPLDRSVAPQVADAVAKAASLF
- the gdhA gene encoding NADP-specific glutamate dehydrogenase codes for the protein MELENCQSVDDFMSGLVKRNPGEPEFHQAVREFAESVVPFVLEHPQYQEAQILERMTEPDRIVIFRVTWEDDQNRIRANRAWRVQFNNSIGPYKGGMRFHTNVTQSVLKFLGFEQTFKNSLTGLPMGGAKGGSNFNPKGKSNNEVMRFCQSLMTELHRHIGEDTDVPAGDIGVGAREISYLFGQYKRLENRFVGTLTGKGLAFGGSLVRTEATGYGCVYFCEDMFNHVGESIRGKTVGISGSGNVAIYAAEKSVELGAKVLTLSDSSGFIHDPDGIDAEKIAFVKDLKEVRRGRINEYAEKFKSASFHEGKRPWSVPVDVAMPCATQNEVSGDEARTLLANGVKAVCEGANMPTELEGVHAFVKAGILYAPAKAANAGGVAVSGLEQSQNALRLSWSREEVDERLKTIMREIHAQCVTYGSKAKSEIVNYVDGANIAGFVKVAEAMLAYGAV
- a CDS encoding TVP38/TMEM64 family protein, with product MTQEPEQQASSGIAKKLVVLLVVAGLIVIAYTQFGSALTLESLAQQESQLISFQKENPVLVYGVAFLIYVLVTGLSLPGAAVLTLVFGWYFGLLRGFLLVSFASTAGATLAFLLSRFLFRNAIQKRFGERLASFNQALEKEGPFFLFTLRLIPAVPFFVINAVMGLTPIRTITFWWVSQLGMLAGTFVYVYAGSSVPNLQTLAEKGINAVFTPSQLTQIIVAFVLLGIFPLIVRFTMKFLNRSKVQPETENGAVT